One stretch of Proteiniborus ethanoligenes DNA includes these proteins:
- a CDS encoding EscU/YscU/HrcU family type III secretion system export apparatus switch protein: MDFDFRINLQLFSDEKTEKATPKRRREARERGQVLQSKEISSSIIIIASFLTLKTLGGFMLKSLLSFSNSFYSEYFHNPDIFNVKDISILMTRIISILVVVVGPLTAILLIIGVATNYLQVGFLFTTKTLEIKLSRLNPIEGFKRIISKRALVELFKSIFKIVVIGYIIYLYAIKEIYNIFKLIDLNVESIVAYIGNMVVNVGLRSGIALFILALFDYGYQWWRIDPLILDKNSRILSFS; encoded by the coding sequence ATGGATTTTGATTTTAGAATAAATCTCCAGTTGTTTTCAGATGAAAAGACGGAAAAAGCTACTCCTAAACGAAGAAGAGAAGCGAGAGAAAGGGGACAAGTTTTACAAAGCAAAGAAATTAGCTCTTCAATAATAATTATAGCCTCATTTTTAACTTTAAAGACACTAGGAGGATTCATGTTAAAAAGTTTGCTATCCTTTTCTAATAGCTTTTATAGTGAATATTTCCATAATCCAGATATTTTTAATGTTAAAGACATTAGTATATTAATGACTAGAATAATTAGTATTTTAGTAGTTGTAGTAGGTCCATTAACTGCAATATTATTGATAATCGGTGTAGCAACCAACTATTTACAAGTAGGTTTTTTGTTCACAACAAAGACCCTAGAAATAAAGCTTAGTAGATTAAATCCAATAGAAGGCTTTAAAAGAATAATCTCTAAACGTGCTCTTGTTGAGCTATTTAAATCTATTTTTAAAATAGTTGTAATTGGTTATATAATCTATTTATATGCAATAAAGGAAATATATAATATTTTTAAGCTAATAGACCTTAATGTAGAAAGCATAGTAGCCTACATTGGCAATATGGTTGTAAATGTAGGACTCAGATCAGGGATTGCCCTATTTATATTAGCTTTGTTTGATTACGGATATCAATGGTGGCGGATTGACCCCTTAATATTGGACAAAAACTCACGAATACTTTCTTTTTCTTAG
- the fliR gene encoding flagellar biosynthetic protein FliR — protein MEALLANVIEKHQIFLLILVRMTGLFLLTPIFSRENIPNLFKIGFSVFCAIILVNIIDAGFSYLSPFELMLYTIKELLIGLMLGFISHLFLTSFYLAGQIIDMQIGFGMVNVLDPQHNIQVPVMGNFYYIIAILVFLTIDGHHLLIEALVNSYDYVPVGQFKFVGGFIDQLVRVVSQTFIIGLKISGPILAAIFLSDVLLGILAKTMPQMNVFVVGMPLKILIGIVTITITLPLFIATLQHIFNNMYEEIFNFLKVIQKG, from the coding sequence ATGGAAGCTTTACTTGCTAATGTAATAGAAAAACATCAAATATTTTTACTTATCTTAGTAAGAATGACAGGGTTATTTTTATTAACTCCTATATTTAGTAGAGAAAACATACCCAATTTATTCAAAATAGGTTTTTCGGTTTTTTGTGCAATAATACTAGTAAATATTATTGATGCAGGTTTTTCTTATTTATCCCCTTTTGAGCTAATGCTTTATACAATAAAAGAGCTACTTATAGGGTTAATGCTAGGATTTATTTCTCATCTATTTTTAACCTCTTTTTATCTAGCAGGGCAAATTATTGATATGCAGATAGGCTTTGGTATGGTCAACGTATTAGATCCTCAACACAATATACAGGTTCCAGTTATGGGTAATTTTTATTACATAATTGCAATATTAGTGTTTTTAACAATTGATGGACATCATTTATTGATAGAAGCATTAGTGAATTCCTATGATTATGTTCCAGTTGGGCAATTCAAGTTTGTAGGAGGATTTATTGATCAACTAGTTAGAGTAGTTAGCCAAACGTTTATTATTGGATTAAAGATTAGTGGACCAATATTAGCTGCTATTTTTCTTTCTGACGTTTTACTAGGGATATTAGCGAAGACAATGCCTCAGATGAATGTGTTTGTTGTAGGTATGCCCCTAAAGATACTAATTGGTATAGTAACAATAACAATTACTTTACCTTTGTTCATTGCTACTCTTCAACATATATTTAATAATATGTATGAGGAGATTTTTAACTTTTTAAAGGTCATTCAAAAAGGATGA
- the fliQ gene encoding flagellar biosynthesis protein FliQ, translating to MGQGEIILIAQQALKTILMVSAPMLGFGLLVGLLVSIFQATTQIQEATLAFVPKIIAVFISLLIFGPWILNVLTEFAQNLFLNINSFIN from the coding sequence ATGGGGCAAGGAGAAATAATACTTATTGCACAGCAAGCTCTTAAAACTATTTTAATGGTATCAGCACCAATGCTTGGTTTTGGACTACTGGTTGGATTACTAGTTAGTATTTTTCAGGCCACAACACAAATACAAGAGGCAACCCTAGCTTTTGTTCCTAAAATAATCGCAGTTTTTATATCACTCTTGATATTTGGCCCTTGGATATTGAATGTTTTAACTGAATTTGCACAAAATTTATTTTTAAATATAAACTCATTTATTAATTAA